AACGATGCGAAGGAAGTCAGTGTCACTATTTTCTATGCATTGAATGTATCAACACAAGCAaatcaattgacctttttggtaaatcccataagcctttgcgagtacacctgagatatcgtcatttgacgtcatgccaacttgcaatgcgcagtaactatGGTCACTAAACGATGTgtgcagagtcttagccagaaatcagaaaccaaccgtccaatctataccaaaatttgaccctcaaatataaaacaacttgtctatacccatggaagggtcactgggttcaaatatgtcctgatttggccatAACATATCACTTTGAATTAGTCCCAAGTTCATATACCCTTAAAATtgtctgttttagagctatcacatctgtaaaatccattaaatctgcccgtctaaaattagattagcccgCCTTAAAGACGGGCAGAtgtatggctggctaagaccttggatGTGTGCATCAGCGAAGATGggtgtgatgtcaaatgacgacatcgcagatgtactcgcaaaggcttatgggatttaacgAAAAGGCCAATCCCCCAGCAAGTTGTACGTGAAAGTTAAAGGATTTTGGAATTTATATGATCCTTGTCATGATAAACGAAGTATGTTAATGATGTTAAAAGGTGAATGTctaacaaataataatttataCCATAATATTACGATATTATAGTTAAATTTAGTAATATTCAAGATTTAATTTGTTGAGTTAGGGTTATGGAATTTGGCACCAGTTACAGTACAAGCGTATTTTCACAAATGTAATTTTGCggcaatttaatttcgcgaatctgAAGTGCTAGCGAAATTAAATTGCTTGTGAAATTAACTTGTTTTACAGTATACCACTGAATGGTAGAACAGCATGAAAACAGACACAATTCTAACATAACAATATAAAACAGTTCATTATAAGTTCTATTTAACATGAATACAAGacaacaaatacactgtttgcttTTATAAAGCTGCAAAAATATTTACCACAATGTGAATTGTTCACTATTCAACATTAATATACTGCTTCAAATATGAGTTGGCATAAAAAcattcattacatgtacatgattcataatacaaaatatttctttttcatctACTATTAAAGTCCATGCAACTGGACGAAACACTTGAAACTATTACTGTAACTTGCAAGAATATATTATAGTTATCTGTGCCATAGAAAATTTAAAACTTGAATGCTGTTTTGATGAACACACAATACTGTGATATCATACATACATAATTTTGACTGTCCACGTGTAGCAtattataaatacataaatactgaATATTCTGTAAAACAGCTTCTTTTTGAATCGGCTTTATACAGAGCAACAATAGAATATAACCCTGTTTTACATGATCTGAAAGGAAACATTCTTGAACAAAGCTACAAAACATGGCCGCAGATAGGAAAATTATGCCATTAGGCAACGAAAAAACCAACACTGTTCTACGGGgaggacagacctttcaagtaggtctggcctttttttttatttggggaaaGAATGGGGATGGCATTCATTGAACAGGAAAAATTTGTTCCCCATTCTTTAAATTCTGAGTCGGTCAGGctagtagaacagggttttttttcgccgccttacCGTAATACTGCTTTTCCATAACATTTAGTCCTACTCTGTAGACTGTATacaaaattttactgtaattttaTACAAAGAAATCTTTAGAGAAGCATACAGCATTGTTTCTATTACAAATGTATATTAACGTAGACACATGTCTTGAATTTCAAGTTTAGCACTTCTGAAAACAAAATGGTGTCTTTTTGTaagatttaagatttttatgtgTTAGGGAAACCCTAACATGTAAAAATCTcacaaaatcttacaaggaaaaccactgcgcatgcatgcattccacgtcaTGCCATTgcacaatcaccctaagtcatttatgggcaccaagtcgctggccgggcaagcgactcccccgcggcatgaggtcggtgatcgtgtgcgtggcacctgaggggtcccagggtcaattcccgggggtgccaagtgaaagcTTTCTTCATTtgctctccttttttgttccctctctgccttccgatagcaaaaaagcatgttccttgttagggTTAAGACAATTGAATATTCGTCAACATGGTAAGAAACGGGCAATTCCATTTGaggtccacactccccctgtggaagattttggaaatatcttccacagggggagtatgaatttcaaatggaattagcatattaaccaactctatttgaaacttaatATATGATCCTCCCTTTGTGGAAGCTtccggttgaatctttctcagagggtgtatgaaattcaaatggagctgcctaatgtgtttgttccattttcatactccccctgtggaagatattaaatttccaaaaccttccacaggggtagtgtggattgtaaatgtaatgtttgaatgttgcaGTGTACATGTATGATGCGTAAGTCTCTTCCCTTGTTAGCACAAATTGCTTCTTTTTCTATGTTGAGTATactataaaatatgaatatgaagacAACCTGCTGCACAAAATAagattcaaaacatttgaaattgaTAACCATCCACTACGAATGGGCTGCAATGTTATTGTTGGCAGTTTGTTTTCAGGACAGGTATGTGTCCTGTGGGATTTTTGACACATTCCAACTGTTGAGATGATCTTGTTTGTTTTAAGACTCCTGTATACATAGTGTCAGTGGTATATGTCCTTTGTAAATGGAGACATAATATGCTGTACtttgtatttaattctgtccccattcacaaagaccataccactgccaatacagaCCTGTGTCATTGAACAAACAAAGtacatcaactcaacagttggtACGTCTTGAAACtttcaacttgcgactttacactcatttcctGCGAGCAGATCACATATAATGCAGGCCTTGCCGGCTAGATTTtataggcgagtggtcaatcgctcGCTAGCATGAGTGCTAGGCGAGCGGTTGAATCACTCTCTAGTCAtgctagtggtcgaatcactctctagttGTTCGAGAAatctatcggttgttcatactaAAGTTAGAACTTTCGAACAACTGGCATGagttgatcgagaaatctatctagTACATGTACTATCCATAGTTActgtgtatcacaagctatcggttgttcatactgAAGTTAGAACTTTCGAACAACTCTCTAGGAATGAAAGATCATTCATACCAATATGAAACACTTTACGCACAATGGTTAACACCCTCTCTTTCGTTTTCAAGGTTTAGGCATAAGGCTAATTTGTTACAACAAATCAAATACATTGAAAGGGTTGACACTTGAATGTAAtaaattggattcaattttgggtgATTTGCAGCGAGCGAAATTTAgagtctatggcgagtggaaaatcgctcgctagaaattgagtttgggcgagcggtggcgagcgagagcgatcgctcgcctcaaacggcaaggtcTGCATATGGTCCGTTGAACCTCTCAAAATCAATAGGAAACAAAGACAAACAAGCAACAGGAACATGTAATAACAAAGTAAAACTTACTTTTTCAGAAAAATTGCTGGTTCAAGatctaaaaaattaaaaataccgACATTACAGCCCATCCATTTTGTAAGTGGTGGATGTCTCATAATGCTCCTCAGAATATGGCAGTATAATTGGCAGATATAGATCAGTGCATATAAGGGAATATAAACCTACATGACTTTCAAAAAGGCTAGTAATTATTCAAACATAATTTTGGGTTTGCATTTACATGTAATTTTCTCATTTATGTGCAGGATTTGGGGTCCTTCTGTGAGAGACTGGTCTGACTAATATGGCACCTGAAGAATACAGCTTTGGGACAAAACAAATGTACGTCAAATAGAGCCACAATTTCCAGTAATAAGCTACTGATTGCATTTTTGGCAAGTTGTATCCTTGTAGAGACCgtgtcaaatgtttttaaaatatacaGTATTCCGTGTACGCCCTTCTACAAATAATGCCATTTAAACAATTAAAAGCTTTCTACAATAAAATAAACAGTTAATAATTACAGTTACATGTAGCacctttgaaaaacacatttactTTCCTTTTAGCACCTCCAAACACATAATGTCATTACTCAATAAGTcttcatatatatttatattttccatAACTTACCATAACAGctcaggctgtatcaaaaagacTGTTACCCATATGACTGTTATTAAAGAAATACTACATGCAAACTACCCCATTTGAAGATTCTGCTGTGCAAAAGCTATACCGGTAGCAGCGATCGAATTcgacggtatcgcatcgcaaaatgcgatgcaatttccatcaactgctatgcacttttccaaaatgcatagctaaaagtgctatactgctatgcaaacatgtgttttgcatctagcacaaactgcgatgcaaaaaaattgactgaattcgaaccctgacCGGTAGGTCACAAAACTATGAATTCTGGTCATTAATAAGAGGATCAAATGCACTTGGAAGCAGAATTTTCAACAAACATCATAACTGATTGGTATTAATTATCCGGTGGTGTGGGGCACTTGTATTTCGATGTAGATATCATGCTCTtgatgcaaaaaagaaaaaaaaatgtaaaaagggtagtttttaacCTGCAAGCTATTTACAATGTAGGGTGTCAAAAAcctcaaaaataaaaaaggtatGAATGACAAGACGTGAAACATGAAACACCAAAAAGTACATCATTTACTGTTTCAAAAACATcgaaaatttgaaggaaaaaaaaagatcTATTTGACATGGACCTCGGATATGAAACATAAAAACTgcacaaataataaataacatttaCTGCTGTTTTAGAGTAGTAAACACAGGCCAAAATATGTGTTTAGGGTATTATGGAAACCCAggaaaaatacttgtttaggttGGGTCCGTTTTGAAAGTTCATGCATGATCATGATATCTGCCTTAGAAATACCAGTGAAGCCCACCCCCAGCAATTATCATTGTGATATCAGGCCTTCTGTTTTAGATTTTTCTGGCAACAGCTCCCCTTGAGGGTATTAAAGAGAGAGAGCTGTTCAAACCgctccccccaattttttttttgaaggagAGTGATCAAGCTGTTAAGAAGAGTGCTGTCGAGTGAGCTACAATGCAGGAGAGTTGCTATGCCTGAAATATTGGACACTTACAATacaaaaagtgtaattttgagTTGGGTTAAATCTATCAATAGATTTCATTTTACTGATATTCAGTCACAATTTGTGAATAATGTGTAAAAAACAGCTCCCCTGATTGCATTTAAGGGGAGTGATCTATAGCTAACACCAAatgcacttaagggggtactacatccctgtccaattttgtgcctatttttgcatttttctcaaaaatcatagcgctttggtgacaagtaagatatgtatattatggggcaaggactacaactactgcactggaaattttatttcagcacatacaacagttgtggagttatagtcaaaaatgagggaaaaccagtatttgatcaataactacttgccttggaTATTCTGAgtttttagtgcagtagttgtagtccttgcccctataatatacatatcttacttgttaccaatgcgctttaatttttgaaaaaaatgcaaaaataggcacaaaattggccaggggtgtagtgcccccttaaggagagctgtaggagaGTGTCAGCTCCAGCTCTCCTCAAAACTAAAGGTCTGTGTGTGTGATACAGACCATATCTCTTCTTGATCTTTGATGTTATCAATCATGATCATTTGAACTCTATCAAAGATCCAAAATTTTACCCttcaaagggctattccagttgaaatccatacaccccctatggaagatatgaccttacataatctcccactcagggagtgtgaatttcaaatggggtatctgaatgggtgattccatttgaaatctacactcttgTGATAGGTCATAaattatcttccataggggggtgtatggatttcaactggaatagcatggcAATTATAGACTGATTTTAAAAGGATATCGCTTGGATGAGATTCATGAGAAAAAAGTCTCATGACAATGGGGTAGTATTTTCATTAATTATTTGCttgacaatatgtgaccgtacaccacgaatgagccgtaaatgtcctaaattgtattctgagttacagtgtaaaatgtgcatgaattgAAGGTTGTAAGTACCTCAAGTCAGTGctatacatgtatctcattttgatagcactAGTCAatcaccttttaaaccaatcaataatcctattcttgaagaggataataagcttctacctacaTTTATGTCCATAAAATTCTTAAATATCTTTGGCTAaaacctgttcaagtggtgggttacaaagcattgtattttgtctctaggtatgtataacaatttttataataaaaccaacaattaacaatgagacattcctgaaccttgttgacttggagatgatttgaaatgaccaccaattatgactgtttgatatttattaccagcaatttgagaaaagagacacatgtagaaccgaaaaaaggtataccattttgtttAAGTctgagcaaagttcaacaaaccataacttcgcttctggaTACTTACGATATATCGTAAGttaaaatgatataccattttaaagcttaagataatatattttctaaatacgaaataaaacaaaattgaccgggggcggaatttacggctcattcgtcgtgtacgatCGTCGATCACTTTTTACGATCATGAATgatcaattttgtcataaatgatTAAATTCTTGAAATGTGGTAAAATTGCTCCAAAACCAAATGCTTGCGGCCTACGGAAAACAAACTTTTTCCCAGCCTAATCTTGCAATTTTTCATCATTCTGGGCTTCAAGAGGTTTGTCACTCTCTCCCTCTTGTTCTGTTGTGCAGTCTTTGTTCTCGGGTTTTTCTTCATGATCTGTCCTTTCATCAGCATTTCCCACAGAATCACTGACGGATTTGTCCTTGTCTTTCTCCTCATCACCCTCAGCCACACTTTTCCCAGGCTCACTGTCATTTGATTTTGACTCTTCCACATCTCCTTTAAAATAGTCCAAAGTGTCTCTATTGCCTTTCTTATGCTGCGCTAAATAAAAACTAGCAATATTTGCTTCGCCTTGGTGTGTCTTCTCATGTTCCACTAAACAATATTTCTCGGCAAAACATTTCTTACACACCTTGCACTCGTAATAACGTTTCTTCCCTGTGTGAACCGAATCGTGTCGAGTGAGGTGGCTTTTCTTTCGAAAGCTCTTATCACACTTAGAGCACTGATATGGCCGTTCGTTGTTGTGACCCATCATGTGTAAGGTCAATGTACTTTTTTGCGTGAAACACTTGTCGCACAACTcacatttgaaaggcttctcaCCTGTGTGGATCAGTTCGTGTCGATTCAACGAACCGCGTCGTGAAAAACATTTGTCGCAGTTTGGGCATTTGTAAGGTGCTTCTTTTGTGTGCGTTGAAATGTGTCGCATAAgaattttctttaatttgaaaGCTGCTCCGCATATGTCACACTTATGAGGGCGCTCGTCGGTGTGGAGTAAAATAACGTGAGTTTCGAGAGTGCCTTTGCAGAGAAAACGTTTATCGCACAGATCGCAGGAAAACGGAAGCTCTCCCTTGTGCGTCAGTTCATGCTGATTCAAGTAGTATTTACTAGAAAATTTCTTGCTGCATTTTTCGCACTGTAAATCACTGTCCCATTCCGTTGGGTGCGCTCGTTTGTCATGTGCAGTCAATTCCAGGCGCGATCTGAACATCTCGTCGCAATGGCTGCACTTATGAGTAAATCCATACCCTGGTGGTTTTGGGCTGGCTGATGCGTCCATGAGTGGTCCCACTACAATATCAGATAAATTCAATTCCTTTGAAGCTTGAGTTCCTCCATCCGAAGAACCACCATCCTTATCAGTGGAGCTTGTATTGTTCTCAGATGCAGTGCCGCCGGATGCGTCCCTTTTGACACCGGGGCTAGAGGCTGCCTTACTTGGTATTTTGCTCGCAACCTCACCTCCGTTCCTTTTTTCCGGCTTTGACTTAGTCTTAGTTGGTGCCACATCTTTCATATTCTTAAACAGATGCTGATAGTACAACAACTGAAACTGCTCAAAAGATAAGTCTGCTATGTTGAGTGGTTTCTCACCGCTGCTTAACCAACTCAGATCGAGTCCAGAAGTATCAAAATCTGGAGTGCTCACTGCCGGTGCACCGCCAGGAATCGCACCATGGCTCTCCTCTGTACCAGTTGATGCTTCTGATGCATTTGCTCCCATTTTACCACCTAGTTCCGATGCTAATGCTCTCATCGTATCAATACTAGCGCTACTTCCGGCCGCTGAATTGACTTTGTTGGTCATTTCTTCAGCAACAGAATGGCCATGAGAATTGCCTGACATTGCCATATCTGCTGTACATGGCAGAGAGTTTGTTCTGCTGGTTTCACAGTCTGTGCCAAAACAGCTGGGATCCATACCAAACTCATTTGGTTCTTCTTTGATGTCTACATTGGGCTGCATCATTGCTGGTTCTGCTGCATTATGATCCATTCTCACTTGATTAGTTTAGCACGTATGCAATCTGTAAAATGAAAAGACAGAGAATTATTAGCAAAAGTTGCATTAGGACAATGTTGCATTTTaaacacccaaaaataccacaaaaaaccacgatgaaaaattaagagcatgcgtgaatcccagggtctgcgatgatgcaatcaccctaagtattatagacgaatccaacgagccaagtcatggtcaggatttggtcggccatctttggttacccgctagcaccaacctggggttgtGAGCGcctaattgtgcaaataaaagccgcctaacacctagagaagatgcaaggacgaggagggttaatagaataatacaatagagataattccgcaggtaatcccgtcgcatctattcatacatagtccttttgttcgcaagtacatccatttgtagcgtttgatatggtgtatgagaCCGCCATGGTTGATTGGTTGATCAATTTGCACgctggaattggaaatatttccaatgtttctattcTCTCGGTCAGGGCCACttcacatccattcatgcattggagtgaaaacaataTCGCATATTTTTGTTTGCAGAGAgccgaacctggcacaatagtgtgatacaTGTAGCTTGTGATACTCCAGAGTTCAgtaatgcgaatgttgttttcactccagtgctattgtcagccggttcatgcccggatgtccgactgACAGAATAGATAATTTGTTTGAAagtattaaagacccccccccaatttttttttttgtaaatacataatgtataggcctacattgtataacTGTTagcattttgttaaaaactgtttaatatacacacaacaacatccaaaatttaggatGATAATCAAGATATTCTGGTAATTGACAGTATTTTGATAACAGGCTGAAAGTGacaatgcatagataccgtgtgtagttaatccgattaatatgtcgcttcaacagcgaatagaccatgtagaagctgtgtgttttgccgaaggaactgtagggcctattgtgttgtaaactttaatcattcttttgtctacctgtgttttcatgAACGTgtaaacgggtgatggaatgcagtttaaaatttccgccaaggccgaatcatttcacattttgggtgcattgtagccgacgggtacccaactaaaggctgctagtcaggtgtaggaatgtgtggatttggattcctctatatgctcaaggaattgctgcccgggcagcgataacctgtgtagctaccggtccgtgatcgtgtggttggcatgcggggcaAAGGTTCAATCCCGGTGCCAAGTGACTGAACTTTGTtcatcttttctcctttttcgtatcatctttaacttccgatatcaaaaagcagggttaagtgttagggttaagtgAACTACTGCATGATAtgattcgccgtagaagtgagtaactatactaaaatgcagcaaacctttgacgagcgcgactaccgtgatgttgcaaattcggcgctaacaacgcgtacggcgcacagttcattcataaatttccactcggcaacaacagatcgcctcagcagccaatcatagACAAGTCGtgtaacgcagtaaatacgccgACGTATCCTTACAATAATGGCGCtacgtcaaaggtttactgcatatTAGTATaccattaccatagcaatagatgaatacaattttgaatatatttaatgATGTCAttatgcataatttatgcaatttgtggaaggagtagcatttttagtgaaaatcatttTGCAAATGGCTAAGAAGAAAAACTGTTGTCTGCAAAGCGTGATTTTGAAACATGTATACACAGTattcacaaatatgcaatttacaatgtaactaacATAAATAATGAATGAGCAATGTGTTGCTTTTTAAAAAACAACTACGCATAAAGAGCTTTCTCAAGAGTTTCATAAAACAGAGCCAGAGGGATCAAAATTCGAAAAACatggaaaaaaaaacataaaaatatataccattttaagCAATCATATCAAGACATCCATATGCGGATAGTTTGTCGGAGTTTCTGCAGAGTCACATATTGGACTACATTAGCGTAAGTAATAGTATGTGGTTTAGTCAGACTCGGAGAAAGAAGAATTTTTTTTGGCAAGCCAATTGGACTAAAGCTAAATAATGCCCAGAATAAGCTTATTTGCGAAATTAACTCCAATATGGCGCCCTGTAACTCGGTATCATATAtcagataatgtcataattagaggttaataactgcaagatcggttatttggaggcattgtgaaaaatctaaacattttgcctttggaaccgagaatATCCtcgggcgcagccccgaggatattccgaggtccaaagcaaaatgtttagatttttcacaatgcccgacattatataaccgatgcaaagttattaacctcattcataaccgttacTTTGAtctttaaaattaacaaaataacacacaattttcctcaaaagtttgtaaacataaacaattcttacatcttccctttcccaaaatcgatcaggctaaaacaaaacgaccaataacaaaagtgcgtatcagaatctgtgcaaatatggtagcgccgcaatccaaatacggcagccagcgcagcCAAGAGTTCGTTGGACGCTGTCGGCGCatacgcagaagtcaattgtgtgcgacattggaacaattacgcattttgcggtcaattgtgagatattaatgacctcgatttgcgttcgcgttttcacaaataataaaatatgattggatcgcacgcatcgcgtttattaatgaggttatgaatgttaaataaagataccgagttacagttactggaactacccCATTGTCATGAATCATGATGATTGTTTACACGTCATTAGCCATGACATTGACAGTTTGAGTTTCTGGATTCAGATAAaactaataaacatgataaagcttaTCTTGAATACTTACCATTCGATTGCGAGATGCGTTCTAATTGCTGCCTTTAGAAAGATAATAAACTGCTTATTTATCTCAACGTATTATtcgacattttcatcatttttatgaaaagaaaaacgTAACATAAACAAGGTGTGTTTTGACTTCTGGATGCAAACCACAATGCGGAAGTTGAGAATAAAATGACCTCTCATTGACCTAAATTGACCTGTCAGTCACATATACAATTATGGAGTTTCCACCTGTGAGTTTTTATTATGCGAGGGTGCATAGGAGTTGCTTTGCACTTTGAATAGATGAATATTAAAATtgcagaatgaatgaatgaattgttgaatgaattgttgaatgaattgTTGAAGGAATgatatgaataaatgaatattttaaataaataaataaataattaaacataaaaaggaatgaatgaataagtaaagaaacaaatgaatgaatgacttctaagtattttaaataaataaataaatttaaaaaataactgAATGAATAAACGAACGAACAAATGGATGTATgactaaaatgaatgaatgactaTTTATCTCTATCTCTATGGTTGAGTCGGCAGGGAAATTAACATCACGCCAACTTGATTGGTGCTCTCGCGTGCATGACGGGATTAATTGCTTGTGTCTTTGATTTGTTTCTTGAAGGCTTCCAGGCTTGGTAATGTTACGGTGGTTTCAGTAAGTCTGTTCCAATCTCGCGTTGTACG
This genomic interval from Amphiura filiformis unplaced genomic scaffold, Afil_fr2py scaffold_21, whole genome shotgun sequence contains the following:
- the LOC140143396 gene encoding uncharacterized protein; translation: MDHNAAEPAMMQPNVDIKEEPNEFGMDPSCFGTDCETSRTNSLPCTADMAMSGNSHGHSVAEEMTNKVNSAAGSSASIDTMRALASELGGKMGANASEASTGTEESHGAIPGGAPAVSTPDFDTSGLDLSWLSSGEKPLNIADLSFEQFQLLYYQHLFKNMKDVAPTKTKSKPEKRNGGEVASKIPSKAASSPGVKRDASGGTASENNTSSTDKDGGSSDGGTQASKELNLSDIVVGPLMDASASPKPPGYGFTHKCSHCDEMFRSRLELTAHDKRAHPTEWDSDLQCEKCSKKFSSKYYLNQHELTHKGELPFSCDLCDKRFLCKGTLETHVILLHTDERPHKCDICGAAFKLKKILMRHISTHTKEAPYKCPNCDKCFSRRGSLNRHELIHTGEKPFKCELCDKCFTQKSTLTLHMMGHNNERPYQCSKCDKSFRKKSHLTRHDSVHTGKKRYYECKVCKKCFAEKYCLVEHEKTHQGEANIASFYLAQHKKGNRDTLDYFKGDVEESKSNDSEPGKSVAEGDEEKDKDKSVSDSVGNADERTDHEEKPENKDCTTEQEGESDKPLEAQNDEKLQD